One genomic window of Bremerella sp. JC817 includes the following:
- a CDS encoding Gfo/Idh/MocA family oxidoreductase, with protein sequence MKTWSLALGLISLLTCLAPTEAADPIRIGLIGLDSSHAVAFSKTINANNGPASLAKAKVVAAFPGGSPDLSTSTDRIEGFTKQIEQMGIEIVPSIDALLKKVDAVIINSVDGRVHLQQAMPVLEAGIPVFIDKPLTASLEETKQLIALSKKTGTPFFSASTLRYCQEVIDINKDEVVGCVAYSPSKTDPTHPDLFWYGIHGVETLFTVMGPGCQTVQRTKVEGVEVVTGVWADGRVGTFRGIRDGSYGYGVVVFGKKDIQLTKIKAKYDLLVVEIVKFFETKQPPIAPEQTLEIIAFMTAADQSRDANGEAISMAPLLK encoded by the coding sequence GTGAAAACCTGGTCGCTCGCTCTTGGCTTGATCTCGCTTCTGACTTGCCTGGCTCCAACTGAAGCTGCCGATCCCATCCGAATTGGACTGATTGGTCTTGATAGCTCGCACGCGGTTGCCTTCAGCAAAACGATCAACGCCAACAACGGCCCAGCCTCGCTGGCGAAGGCCAAAGTGGTCGCCGCTTTCCCAGGCGGAAGTCCCGATCTTTCGACGAGCACCGACCGCATCGAAGGGTTCACTAAGCAGATCGAGCAAATGGGAATCGAGATCGTTCCATCGATCGACGCACTGCTGAAGAAGGTCGATGCCGTCATCATCAACAGCGTCGACGGTCGGGTTCACTTGCAGCAAGCGATGCCCGTGCTCGAAGCAGGGATTCCTGTTTTCATCGACAAGCCGCTGACCGCCTCGCTGGAAGAAACGAAACAACTGATCGCCCTCTCGAAGAAGACTGGCACGCCGTTCTTCTCGGCATCGACGCTCCGTTACTGTCAGGAAGTGATCGACATCAACAAGGACGAGGTCGTCGGCTGCGTCGCCTATAGCCCCAGCAAGACCGATCCCACACATCCCGACCTGTTCTGGTATGGAATCCACGGCGTCGAGACGCTGTTCACCGTCATGGGGCCAGGCTGTCAGACCGTCCAGCGGACCAAGGTCGAAGGAGTCGAAGTCGTGACCGGCGTCTGGGCCGATGGCCGGGTCGGTACGTTCCGTGGGATTCGCGATGGTTCGTATGGTTACGGCGTCGTCGTGTTCGGAAAGAAAGACATCCAGCTCACCAAGATCAAAGCCAAGTACGACCTACTGGTGGTCGAGATCGTCAAATTTTTTGAAACGAAGCAGCCTCCGATCGCACCAGAACAAACGCTGGAAATCATCGCCTTTATGACCGCCGCCGACCAAAGCCGTGACGCCAATGGCGAAGCGATTTCCATGGCTCCGCTGCTGAAATAA